A single region of the Lotus japonicus ecotype B-129 chromosome 4, LjGifu_v1.2 genome encodes:
- the LOC130712464 gene encoding uncharacterized protein LOC130712464 produces MRSLVLEAYSGQTDPKDHLLYFNMKMAISAASDTVKCRMFPSTFKGAAMAWFATLPRGSIAKFRDFSSQFLIQFSTSKIEQVTMEDLYDVRQIERETLKQYVKRYSNASMKIEEWEPQACARAFKNGLLPGKLNSKLSRKPVHSMTEARARASAYILEEEDDAF; encoded by the coding sequence ATGAGGAGCCTTGTGTTGGAAGCGTACAGCGGACAAACTGATCCAAAGGATCATTTGCTTTATTTCAATATGAAGATGGCAATAAGCGCAGCTTCCGAcacggtgaagtgcaggatgttcccaTCTACATTTAAGGGCGCGGCGATGGCTTGGTTTGCGACTTTGCCACGGGGATCTATAGCAAAGTTCCGCGACTTCTCGtcgcaattccttattcagTTCTCTACAAGCAAGATCGAGCAGGTTACAATGGAAGATCTGTATGACGTTCGACAGATAGAGCGAGAAACTTTGAAGCAATACGTGAAGCGGTACAGTAATGCATCCATGAAAATCGAGGAGTGGGAACCTCAGGCATGTGCGCGCGCTTTCAAAAATGGATTGCTGCCGGGAAAGCTTAACAGCAAGCTGAGTCGGAAACCAGTGCACTCGATGACAGAGGCTCGCGCCCGGGCGAGTGCCTACATCCTAGAAGAGGAGGACGACGCATTCTAG